The Flammeovirga yaeyamensis genome segment TTGCATTTCACCTTTAGCATCGAAACGTCTACCTTGGTCGTCAAAACCATGAGAAATTTCATGACCGATAACTGCACCAATACCACCATAGTTTACAGCTTCATCAGCTTTGTAGTTATAGAATGGAGGTTGAAGAATTGCGGCAGGGAATACAATTTCGTTATATAAAGGATTATAGTATGCATTTACTGTTTGAGGAGTCATACCCCATTTTGTTTTATCTACAGGCTTACCATATTCAGCAAAGTTTTTCTTTGTTTCGTAGATGCTAGAGTTAACGATGTTTTGGAAATATTCTCCTTTTTTGATTTCCAAGTTCTCATATGTTTCCCATTTATCAGGGTAACCGATTTTAACTGTAAAGTTGGCTAATTTATTTAATGCTTTTTCTTTTGTTTCAGCACTCATCCAATCCACTTTTTTGATACGCTCAGCAAAAGCTTCCTTGATGTTGTTGACCATTTTCTCTGCTTTCTCTTTTGCTTCAGCAGGGAATTCAGTTTCCACATATAATTTACCTACAGCGAAACCTAGAGTAGAGTTTGTTGTTCCTAAAACTCTTTTCCATCTTGGACGGTTTTCTTCCAAACCTCTCATTTTCTTACCGTAGAAATCAAAGCTTTCGTTAACGAATTCAGAACTTAAATAAGGAGCTGCTTCGTGGATAATGTGCCATTTTAAGTAGTTCTTTATTGTTTTGATATTTGTATTAACTAAGATTGAATCAAGCTTTTCAAAATAGATTGGGTGATTAACAATGATTTTCTCAGCTGGAACATCAATATGTTTTAAATAAGTAGTCCAATTGATTGTTTTACATTTTCCTTGAAGTTCAGCAACAGTCATTGGATTGTACTGTGTTCTAGGATCACGAGCCTCAACAGGAGTTTTATTAAATTCGGCTAAAGCATTCTCTAAATCAAAGATTTTTTGAGATTGTTTCTTTACCCCAATTTTTCTCATCATGTTTTCGATGTGCTGAACATATTGCTCTCTTTTAGCAACAGAAGCTGAATCATCTTTCGTATAGTAATCCTTATTTGGAAGACCTAAACCAGCATACCCTAAGTAAAGTGATTGTGTTTTAGAATCTTTTAGATCTTGATAAACACCCATACCAAAGAATACTGAAGTACTAGAGTCGTGTAATTTTTCTAAAACTTCTTGTAAGTCATCTAACGATTTAATTTTATCTACCTCAGCTAAGTAAGGCTTCACTGGTGAATAACCTAATTTTTCGATAGTAGCTGAATCCATACCGCTTTCATACATGAAAACTGCTTTTTCTTGATCAGAACCATTTGCAAGCTTACCCGATTCAGCGGCATCATTTAATACTCTTAAAGTTGCTTTTTCGTTTCTTTCGCGAAGTTCATCAAAGCTACCCCAACGACCACGGTCAGCAGGGATTTCTGCTTTTTTCATCCATCCACCGTTAGCAAAGTTGTAAAAATCTTCGCCAGGTTTTACGGACGTATCCATATTGTTTAAATCTAATGCTTTGTCTTGTGCGTGACTAGTTGTAGAAAACAATCCGAACATCAAAAGAGATGCACCAATTGTACTTCTTAAAGTGAGTTTCATATTATAATTAATGTTTAAAATGTGTTTCAATACAAATGTATAAAAATCAAACTTAACAATTGTATTAAAAATAAAGTGAAAAACTTAGTTTAAATTTTTAATATATTTTAAGACGACTCTTTTCTATTAGAGATTTATTATGTCTTCAAAATCTCCTTCAATTTTCGTATCTTACAGATATATAAACGATTAGATTATTGATATTATAAACTACCTTCTTCAGTTAATGACTACTTTAGCTTTTAACTGTACTTAACCAAAAACAAAACTATGAAAGAGCAACAACAAATATTGAATTATCTTAAGAGTGATATCCCTTCTAGTATTGTCGTTTTTTTAGTCGCCGTCCCATTATGTTTAGGTATTGCATTGGCTTCTGGAGCTCCTTTATTTTCTGGTATTATTGCTGGAATTGTTGGAGGAATAATAGTCACCTCTATTAGTGGATCTCAATTAGGAGTAAGCGGACCCGCTGCAGGATTGGCAGTAATTGTCTTAAATGCTATCAATGAATTAGGAGCATTTGAAACTTTCCTTTTAGCTGTAGTTATCGCAGGAGTGTTACAAATTTTTCTAGGTGTATTAAAAGCAGGAGTTATTGGCTATTATTTTCCATCTTCTGTAATAAAAGGCATGTTGACAGGGATTGGTTTAATTATCTTTTTAAAACAAATTCCTCATGCTGTTGGATATGACGCTGACCCAGAAGGTGATTTTGCCTTTTTTCAAGTAGACGGTCATACTACTTTTTCTGAGCTTTGGTATATGACAGAATCGATTACTTGGGGTTCGGTTGTGATCACATTGGTATCTTTAATTATTTTGATATCATGGGAAAGACCTTTCATCAAAAACTCTTTTTTGAAAATGGTACCAGGACCACTTTTAGCTGTAGCAATAGGGATCATATTAAATGTATGGTTTGATGATATCCCAGTGTTAGACATTACTTCCGAGCATTTAGTCGCCATACCTGTAGCAGGTTCTTTTGGTGAGTTTTTCAATCAATTTACCTTACCTGATTTTAATCAATTAGCCAACACCCAAGTATATGTTGTTGCATTTACCATTGCAGTGGTTGCTAGTTTAGAGACACTTCTTTCAGTTGAAGCTACTGATAAATTGGATCCACAAAAAAGAGTCACGCCCACAAACCGAGAATTGGTAGCACAAGGGGTTGGGAATATCGTTTCGGGTATGATAGGAGGATTACCTGTAACACAAGTTATTGTCCGGTCATCGGCTAATATTCAATCGGGTGGACGAACAAGGTTATCTGCTTTTTTACATGGTGTATTGATATTGATATGTGTGATGGTTATTCCCAAAGTGCTTAATCTTATCCCATTATCCTCTTTAGCTGCTATTTTATTAGTAATTGGCTATAAACTGATCAACCCCAAACAGTTTAAAGAATTATACAAGAAAGGAATTAACCTTTTCCTACCTTTTATAGTGACCGTTTTAGGTATAGTATTTACCGATTTATTAAGAGGTATCGGTTTAGGTATGGCTGTTGGTATTATCAATATCTTATGGAATAATTTCAAAATACCTTACCATTTAGACCCAAAAAATGTAAAGCTAAACGATCCATTGATTATTCATTTAGCTGAGGATGTTAGTTTCTTAAATAAGGCAAGCATTTTAAGAACACTCAATAAAATTCCGGATGGGATGGATGTCATCATTGATGCATCAAAAAATCATTCTATTCATCCTGATGTATTGGAGATCATTGATGATTTTCAAGAAACAGCTTTAGAACGTAAGATCAAGTTAACTAAAGTAGGTTTTGATAAAATTAGAAATTATGATCCGGAAAACGATTTTCAAAAGTTGTTTTAAAATAACCTATATAATATGGGTAGGAATAAAATTATAGGATTTCGCAGCGCTATCTTATATAGCAATTTATTTATTCTCTAGTGCTAGTCTCCGGACTAGCACCTGCGTTATGAGGAGCGGACTATTAGTAAAATAGTAAAAAGAGGTCAGGAGACCTCTCAAGTTTATAGACACCGATGACGCTTCGCTTAACATCGGCGCCAGTGTCCTCCGAACTCCTAACTCCTAGTTTCTATCAAAAATTCTCTAATCTCAATATTCTATCAACTCACCTCTTACTTCTTACTTCCCCTAAAACCGTCTCAAACGTCATTAAATCAATCTTTTTTATCAATTTCCCCGAAGACTCCTCCTCGTCCTTCTAACTACCGACCCGTACCATTTCTTCAAATGCACTCATTTTTCTAGTAATGGAACGCTTAAATAAAGTGTAAACTCTACTATTGTATTGTTCCCGCTAGCAAACGACTACTAACACTTTTTTGCTAACACTTTATTTTATGAAAGTATGAAAATGAAAAAACTATTATTACTTCTGTGCTTACTAAGTATGGGGTTGGGTAGCAGCTATGCCCAAAATGATTTTAGAGAGGAGTCTATTTACTTCCTCTTAACTACTCGATTCTTTGATGGAGATCCGAGTAATAACCGTCCGAACGAATGGAGTTCGTACAACCCGGATCCGGAAGTTAATCCGGCGATTACAGATCCCAATGATGTTACTTGGAAAGGTGATTTCAAAGGGTTAATCGAAAAGTTAGATTATATCCAAGATTTAGGATTTACCGCAATTTGGATTACTCCAATTGTACAAAACTGGTCGCCCTTGGATTATCATGGTTATCATGCCTATGATTTTACTAAAGTAGATCCTCGTTTGGAATCTCCTGGAGCAACATTCCAAGACCTGATTAATGAAGTTCATGCTAGAGACATGAAAATTGTATTGGATGTCGTGACGAATCATGCCGGTCGTTTTGGTATTAAAGGACAAGCAGAGATTAAATACAATACAGATACTTCTCAAGTATGGGGTCAAGATTTAGAAGGCAACCCTTTACAACCTAATCCAAATTGGGAGTACGATGGCATGACGCCTAACCCGGACGATGGATTAATATGGAGTAGAGCGAATATTCCTACAATGCCAGCACCTTATAACGAGAACTTAGAGTTATATAATTGGCCTTCAACTCAGTCGTATGTAGATACTACTGATCCAGAATGGTACCATCATAGTGGAAATGGTTTTGCACAAGGTTGGGACGATACAGAAAACCTTTATAATAGAGCTTTGGCAGGGGATACGCCCGATTTAAATACATCTTCTCCAGTAGTAAGAGAGTATTTGGTAAATGCCTACAGAACATTTATCGAAATGGGTGTAGATGCATTCCGTTGGGATACCATCAAACACATGAGTAAGGAAGATGTATTGTATTTCTTAGATGAGTTTAAAAAAATCAATCCCGATTTATTCGTATTTGGTGAGGTAGCTCAAAAACGACACGAACTGCATAGTATTGAAGAAATCAACCCTCACTGGTACACATGGAGAGGAGCAACTAATGCTTCAGAACCATCAGGAATGGCAGTTATTGACTTTTACGCAGAAGCTAGTTTCCATGGTCCATTCGAGTATGGAGAAGGTTTCGCAGGTGTAAAAGCTGCCGATCGTTATGATCACTTGTATGCGGATCCATCAACAAACTTATTATGGTTGGATAACCATGACTTTGGTCCTAACAACGACTGGAACAAGCGTTATGGTGGAACCGATGAAAACTTAGCCGCATGTTTGAACTTCATGTTTACATGGAGAGGTATTCCAATTGTGTATTATGGTACTGAGATGCGTTTTATGTCGGGTGCATATGCTGATATTCATGATGCATCAGGGATTACTAAATCTATTAATGAGACGGGTAGAGCTTATTATGGTGATGTAATGGATCAAGCTCCTAGCCATAAAATCTATAAGCATATCCAGAAATTGAATGCCATGAGAAGTGCAATTCCGGCACTGCAGAAAGGTGAATGGCGATGGGATGGATCAAGTGCAGGTAATGCAGTTGGTTTTGTTAGAAAGTATGGTGATAGCGAAGTGGCTGTTGGTTTAGCAAAAGATGGCTCTGCTAGTTTCACTTTCTCTGGTTTAACAAATGGAGTATATAGAGATGCCGTAACAGGTGCTGAATATGCAGTATCGAATGGGTCTTTAACTTGTAATGTAGAGTCGGGATCAGCAGCAGTATATGTTTTAAATGGTCCAGGTCGAATTGGTTCAAATGGTCAAGGTTTCTTCCAAGCAGGCGAAGGTGGACCAGGCAAACCATTTGTTCAAGGTTCTCCATCTCCAGGTAGATACACAGATCCGATTGAAGTGTCTTTATCTGCTACATTAGGTGCAGGTGCTCCATATACTATTTATTATACAACTGATGGTTCTCTTCCTTCGGTAGCTAGTACTCGATATGATGGTGTGAAAATTCCTGTCGCTAGCGATTTAGATGTCAAAGCCATTGCATTTGATAAAGATGGTAATCAATCAGATGTAATTACTTTATCCTATAGAATTGGAGAAGTACAAGGTTTAGAAGTGTATTTCAAAAAGCCTGATTCATGGAATAGTGTCAATGTGCATTATTGGAACGAAACTCCAGCAGGAGCATTACCTCCATCAACCTGGCCAGGTCCAAACATGATGGAATATCAGGATGGTTGGTATAAATATGTATTTGAGGAAACAGAATCTGTTAATCTATTATTTAGCGATAATTCTGCAAATAAAACAGAAGATCTAACAAGAAGTAGTAACGGATGGTACAAAGATGGTCAGTGGTACAATGAATGCCCAGATTGTGTACCTGTAGAGCCTAAGGCACCGACATTATCATATACTCAGAATGGGGCAAATATCAATCTGACGGCTACAGAGAATGGAGTAATACATTATACAGTAGACGGTACAGATCCAACATCAGCATCAGATGTTACTTCTGGAGCAGTAACACTTACCGGAGCGGAAGGAGAAACAGTTACTTTAAAAGCAATTGCTATTAATGAAGTTGGTTCATCTAACATTGTGTCTACATCATATACTTTCCCAATTATTCCTGAAGGTGGAATGACGGTATATTTTAAACCTACAAGTTGTAACGATCCAAAAATTTATTTCTGGCGAGTTGAAAATGGTAGTATGACTACCACATGGCCTGGTGAAAGCATGATTCCTTCTTCTAAATATGAAGGATTCTATGAAGCTACTTTAGATGGTACTTGTACGAATTTGATTCTTCTTTGTGGTTCTACTAAAATTACAGGAGATGAAATGAGTATTTGTGGTGATGTATGGTATGTTGAAGGTGAGGGATGGGTTCCTGAACCAATCATTGAAGATGTTCCAGATACCGAAGCACCTACTTTAGGTATTTCACCAGGATCAGGATCATATGTGGGTAGTGTCTCAGTGACTATTTCAGCGACTGATGATCGCGATAGTTCTCCAACTATCTATTATACAACAGATGGAAGTATGCCAAATATGTCTTCTACTTCAGCAGAAAGTACTGTAACATTTACTGTTACTGAAGATATGACAGTGAAAGCTATTGCGATGGATGATTCTAGTAATATCTCCACAATGCAGACAGCAGACTATGTGATTACACAACCAACTGGTGGATTTACTGTTCATGCTTTTGGGTATACTATGATTCATCATTGGAATGCTACTCCGGCAGGTAGTTTTGCGAGCAGTACTTGGCCTGGAGCTAATCTGCAAGATGAAGGAGATGGATGGTACAGTTTCACTTTCCCTGAAACAGTGGAATCTACAAACTTATTGTTCCATGGAAATGGACAAACGCCGGACATGTCAAGAGATAAAGATGGTTGGTTTAAAGACGGAGTTTGGTACGATCAGAAACCAACAACTCAACCTCAAAATGGTTTAACAGTTCACTTAAAAACAACTTGGGCAAGTCCAAAAGTACATTATTGGAATGCTTCTGATGGAAGCAGCTCGAATTGGCCAGGTGAAAATATGGTAAGTGAAGGCAACGGATGGTTTAAATACACTATTCCAAATGTAAGTTCGGCAAATCTATTATTCCACGATGGAAATGGAAATCAAACTTCTGATTTGAATCGTTCTTCAGAAGGTTGGTACATGGATGGTACTTGGTATGATGCTAATCCGGAAGGAAGTGGAGCAAGAACAGTTGGACAGTTCTTGGATTTAGAAGAAAGAATTCAATTGTACCCTACTCGAGTGATGAATCACTTTAAATTGAGTATCAATTTAGCAGAGGCGACTCCAGTAAATATCCGAATCCTAAATATTAATGGACAGGATGTACACCCTGTTGCTCAATTAGAATTGGATGAAGGAAGTCATTTATTAAATGTTTCCGATCTGAAAATTAAAGCAGGATTGTACTTTGTTAATATACAAGTAGGCGATCAGAGAGTGGTAAAGAAGATCGTGAAATTCTAGAACAAACTGATGGATTAGATATTTGTTTAAACAAAAAGTCTGAAAAATCTAATTTTGTGGTGTCACTTTATGAAGTGGCACCATAAATCTAGGAAATGACCCCTGAGGAGACCTGTAATTACCTAGATTGCAAACGTTCAATAAGTATGAAAATGAGTTAAACATAACAAACAAATTTTCACAAAATCGTTTACGATGTATGAATATTCTAAGATGATTATTCGTATACAATCATAAGCATAATTATTTTATAGAGAAATTTCGTTAGAGAAAAAGAGAATCAAAATTTGATTCTCTTTTTTTTTCTTTAAAGGAATTGAAAAGTTCTCTCCGCCCTCTTTTCAGGTTTCTAATTGGATATCTACAATATTTCTTGGAATCATTTATCTTTGTTCCAACACTTGAATTTTCGATCATTTATCAGAAATGCAAGTGAGTAAATATGAATCTATGAGAATATTATTTTTTCTTTTTATTCTTTCCTCAATAATTACCCAAGGGAAAGATTTTGATAGTGAACTGTCCGAACTCGATATCATGTTAGATGAAAGGGATACGTACGTTGAAAAACGTATTCAAGATATCAAGTATTTAAAACAGCGATTGTATAAGGAAAAATCGGCTTTGATAAAGTACGAAATGTCTTTGTTGATCACACAACAATACATTCCATACAACTCAGATTCTGCATTGCATTATGCAGAAAACACTTTAGAATTTGCCAATACGATTCAATCATCAGATTACATCATTCAAGCGAAGTTATTATTGGCTCAGGCGTATTCTTTGGTAGGGTTATACCATGAGAGTATTTTGTTATTAGATACTTTTAAAAACGAAGAAGGACTGGGATCTTATAAAGAATTGTATCACTCTATTAATGCAAGCTTATACAACTCATTAACCTTGATGAATATTGATGGGGAATTTGGACAAAAATATAGAGATCAATGGAATTACCACGAAGAGAAAATAGTAGAGGTTACTAATAAAGAGGCTCTTTCTCACCGGTTAGCAGTATCTGAGTTATTAAAAACCAAAGGTGATTTAAAAAAAGCTATTCAATATTTACAAAAGATAGTTGATGAGGTGACACCTACAGACAGAATCTATGCTCCAGCCACCTATATGATTGCAGAAGCCTATGGTCAGTTGGGAAACACTTCTCAAAAGATCAAGTATTTGATTATGTCTTCTAAATCAGATATACAGTGCGGTGTGAAAGAACATGCTTCATTAAAAGAGTTGGCTGTAGAATTGTATAAAGCTGGAGAAATAAAAAGAGCATATAAATACATAAAAATTGCTTTAGACGATGCCCTTACTTCAAATACTCAATTGAGAAGACATGAAGTACTAGAAATCTTACCATTAATCGATTCAACATATCAAGAAAGTAGAGAGCGAACCAATAGAATTATGCTTTGGTTTATTGTGGTAAGTGTTGCTTTGGTATTACTTATGATGTTTTTATTGTTTTTTATCCAAAAGCAAAAAAGAAAACTAGAAGATACCAATCAGGAAGTGAAGGATAAGAATCATTTGTT includes the following:
- a CDS encoding SulP family inorganic anion transporter, which translates into the protein MKEQQQILNYLKSDIPSSIVVFLVAVPLCLGIALASGAPLFSGIIAGIVGGIIVTSISGSQLGVSGPAAGLAVIVLNAINELGAFETFLLAVVIAGVLQIFLGVLKAGVIGYYFPSSVIKGMLTGIGLIIFLKQIPHAVGYDADPEGDFAFFQVDGHTTFSELWYMTESITWGSVVITLVSLIILISWERPFIKNSFLKMVPGPLLAVAIGIILNVWFDDIPVLDITSEHLVAIPVAGSFGEFFNQFTLPDFNQLANTQVYVVAFTIAVVASLETLLSVEATDKLDPQKRVTPTNRELVAQGVGNIVSGMIGGLPVTQVIVRSSANIQSGGRTRLSAFLHGVLILICVMVIPKVLNLIPLSSLAAILLVIGYKLINPKQFKELYKKGINLFLPFIVTVLGIVFTDLLRGIGLGMAVGIINILWNNFKIPYHLDPKNVKLNDPLIIHLAEDVSFLNKASILRTLNKIPDGMDVIIDASKNHSIHPDVLEIIDDFQETALERKIKLTKVGFDKIRNYDPENDFQKLF
- a CDS encoding M13 family metallopeptidase, whose protein sequence is MKLTLRSTIGASLLMFGLFSTTSHAQDKALDLNNMDTSVKPGEDFYNFANGGWMKKAEIPADRGRWGSFDELRERNEKATLRVLNDAAESGKLANGSDQEKAVFMYESGMDSATIEKLGYSPVKPYLAEVDKIKSLDDLQEVLEKLHDSSTSVFFGMGVYQDLKDSKTQSLYLGYAGLGLPNKDYYTKDDSASVAKREQYVQHIENMMRKIGVKKQSQKIFDLENALAEFNKTPVEARDPRTQYNPMTVAELQGKCKTINWTTYLKHIDVPAEKIIVNHPIYFEKLDSILVNTNIKTIKNYLKWHIIHEAAPYLSSEFVNESFDFYGKKMRGLEENRPRWKRVLGTTNSTLGFAVGKLYVETEFPAEAKEKAEKMVNNIKEAFAERIKKVDWMSAETKEKALNKLANFTVKIGYPDKWETYENLEIKKGEYFQNIVNSSIYETKKNFAEYGKPVDKTKWGMTPQTVNAYYNPLYNEIVFPAAILQPPFYNYKADEAVNYGGIGAVIGHEISHGFDDQGRRFDAKGEMQDWWTKEDGETFQGKAQMVIDQYNGYYPLEELHINGELTLGENIADIGGVAVAYDGLQRYLSLQAEKPGMIDGFTPEQRFFLSWATIWRTKSREEALRNQIMTDPHSPGQFRATGPLSDFDPFYEAFHIKKGDKMYVAPEKRAKVW
- a CDS encoding starch-binding protein: MKKLLLLLCLLSMGLGSSYAQNDFREESIYFLLTTRFFDGDPSNNRPNEWSSYNPDPEVNPAITDPNDVTWKGDFKGLIEKLDYIQDLGFTAIWITPIVQNWSPLDYHGYHAYDFTKVDPRLESPGATFQDLINEVHARDMKIVLDVVTNHAGRFGIKGQAEIKYNTDTSQVWGQDLEGNPLQPNPNWEYDGMTPNPDDGLIWSRANIPTMPAPYNENLELYNWPSTQSYVDTTDPEWYHHSGNGFAQGWDDTENLYNRALAGDTPDLNTSSPVVREYLVNAYRTFIEMGVDAFRWDTIKHMSKEDVLYFLDEFKKINPDLFVFGEVAQKRHELHSIEEINPHWYTWRGATNASEPSGMAVIDFYAEASFHGPFEYGEGFAGVKAADRYDHLYADPSTNLLWLDNHDFGPNNDWNKRYGGTDENLAACLNFMFTWRGIPIVYYGTEMRFMSGAYADIHDASGITKSINETGRAYYGDVMDQAPSHKIYKHIQKLNAMRSAIPALQKGEWRWDGSSAGNAVGFVRKYGDSEVAVGLAKDGSASFTFSGLTNGVYRDAVTGAEYAVSNGSLTCNVESGSAAVYVLNGPGRIGSNGQGFFQAGEGGPGKPFVQGSPSPGRYTDPIEVSLSATLGAGAPYTIYYTTDGSLPSVASTRYDGVKIPVASDLDVKAIAFDKDGNQSDVITLSYRIGEVQGLEVYFKKPDSWNSVNVHYWNETPAGALPPSTWPGPNMMEYQDGWYKYVFEETESVNLLFSDNSANKTEDLTRSSNGWYKDGQWYNECPDCVPVEPKAPTLSYTQNGANINLTATENGVIHYTVDGTDPTSASDVTSGAVTLTGAEGETVTLKAIAINEVGSSNIVSTSYTFPIIPEGGMTVYFKPTSCNDPKIYFWRVENGSMTTTWPGESMIPSSKYEGFYEATLDGTCTNLILLCGSTKITGDEMSICGDVWYVEGEGWVPEPIIEDVPDTEAPTLGISPGSGSYVGSVSVTISATDDRDSSPTIYYTTDGSMPNMSSTSAESTVTFTVTEDMTVKAIAMDDSSNISTMQTADYVITQPTGGFTVHAFGYTMIHHWNATPAGSFASSTWPGANLQDEGDGWYSFTFPETVESTNLLFHGNGQTPDMSRDKDGWFKDGVWYDQKPTTQPQNGLTVHLKTTWASPKVHYWNASDGSSSNWPGENMVSEGNGWFKYTIPNVSSANLLFHDGNGNQTSDLNRSSEGWYMDGTWYDANPEGSGARTVGQFLDLEERIQLYPTRVMNHFKLSINLAEATPVNIRILNINGQDVHPVAQLELDEGSHLLNVSDLKIKAGLYFVNIQVGDQRVVKKIVKF
- a CDS encoding DUF6377 domain-containing protein codes for the protein MRILFFLFILSSIITQGKDFDSELSELDIMLDERDTYVEKRIQDIKYLKQRLYKEKSALIKYEMSLLITQQYIPYNSDSALHYAENTLEFANTIQSSDYIIQAKLLLAQAYSLVGLYHESILLLDTFKNEEGLGSYKELYHSINASLYNSLTLMNIDGEFGQKYRDQWNYHEEKIVEVTNKEALSHRLAVSELLKTKGDLKKAIQYLQKIVDEVTPTDRIYAPATYMIAEAYGQLGNTSQKIKYLIMSSKSDIQCGVKEHASLKELAVELYKAGEIKRAYKYIKIALDDALTSNTQLRRHEVLEILPLIDSTYQESRERTNRIMLWFIVVSVALVLLMMFLLFFIQKQKRKLEDTNQEVKDKNHLLSELNEELQSSKEQVEAINTQLRSFNERQEESITKYLKLSSAYIGKFDDYRKNLLRKANKSPKDEILKLLKSKEIVDHELKEFYHDFDKSFLKLYPNFVAEYNSLMKEEAQIKLKKSELLNTELRVFALLRLGIEESSQIAEFLRYSITTIYNYRTKARNNALAGRDNFEVELMKIGHQ